A DNA window from Mycobacterium sp. IDR2000157661 contains the following coding sequences:
- the rph gene encoding ribonuclease PH — translation MSRREDGRLDDELRPVRITRGFTTHPAGSVLVEFGETRVMCTASVTEGVPRWRKGSGKGWLTAEYAMLPAATHDRSDRESVKGRLGGRTQEISRLIGRSLRACIDLAALGENTIAIDCDVLQADGGTRTAAVTGAYVALTDAVTYLSAAGKLSDPRPLSCAIAAVSVGVVDGRIRVDLPYSEDSRAEVDMNVVATDTGTLVEIQGTGEGATFPRSTLDKMLDAAMGACEKIFEIQRDALELPYPGVLPEPKDPPKKAFGS, via the coding sequence GTGTCCAGACGAGAAGACGGCCGGCTCGACGATGAGCTGAGGCCGGTTCGCATCACCCGCGGGTTCACCACCCATCCGGCCGGTTCGGTGCTGGTCGAGTTCGGTGAGACCCGCGTGATGTGCACCGCGAGCGTCACCGAAGGGGTCCCGCGCTGGCGCAAGGGCTCGGGCAAGGGCTGGCTGACGGCGGAGTACGCGATGCTGCCGGCCGCCACCCATGACCGATCGGACCGCGAGTCGGTCAAGGGCCGGCTTGGTGGGCGCACCCAGGAGATCAGCCGGCTGATCGGTCGGTCGCTGCGCGCCTGCATCGACCTCGCGGCGCTGGGCGAGAACACCATCGCGATCGACTGCGACGTGTTGCAGGCCGACGGGGGTACGCGTACGGCCGCGGTCACCGGCGCCTATGTCGCGCTGACCGACGCGGTGACCTACCTGTCCGCTGCAGGCAAGCTGTCCGATCCGCGACCGCTGTCGTGCGCGATCGCCGCGGTGAGCGTCGGGGTGGTCGACGGCCGCATCCGCGTCGACCTGCCCTACAGCGAGGACTCCCGCGCCGAGGTCGACATGAACGTCGTAGCCACCGACACCGGCACGCTGGTGGAGATCCAGGGCACCGGTGAGGGCGCGACGTTCCCGCGCTCAACGCTGGACAAGATGCTCGACGCCGCGATGGGCGCCTGCGAGAAGATCTTCGAGATCCAACGCGATGCGCTGGAGCTGCCCTATCCTGGCGTGCTGCCAGAGCCGAAGGACCCGCCGAAGAAAGCCTTCGGCAGCTGA
- the rdgB gene encoding RdgB/HAM1 family non-canonical purine NTP pyrophosphatase — protein MRAGVTELLVASRNRKKLAELHRVLDAAGVTGLSLLSLDDVPPFEEAPETGATFEENALAKARDAFHSTGLASVADDSGLAVDALNGMPGVLSARWSGAHGDDAANTALLLGQLLDVPDSRRGAAFVSACALVHGAGELVVRAEWPGSIVREPRGDGGFGYDPVFLPEGATRTAAELTSDEKDAASHRGRALALLLPALRELA, from the coding sequence ATGCGAGCAGGGGTGACCGAGTTGCTGGTCGCCAGCCGCAACCGCAAGAAGCTGGCTGAGTTGCATCGCGTGCTCGACGCCGCCGGCGTGACGGGTCTGAGCCTGCTGTCGCTCGACGACGTGCCGCCGTTCGAGGAAGCACCGGAGACCGGTGCGACGTTCGAGGAGAATGCGTTGGCCAAGGCGCGCGACGCGTTTCACTCCACCGGGTTGGCGTCGGTGGCCGACGATTCCGGGCTTGCAGTCGACGCGCTGAACGGGATGCCCGGCGTGCTGTCGGCGCGGTGGTCGGGCGCGCACGGCGATGACGCCGCCAACACCGCCCTGCTGCTGGGACAGCTGCTTGATGTGCCGGATTCGCGGCGCGGCGCCGCCTTCGTGTCGGCCTGCGCATTGGTGCACGGGGCCGGCGAACTGGTGGTGCGTGCCGAATGGCCGGGAAGCATCGTCCGTGAGCCGCGCGGCGACGGCGGCTTCGGCTACGACCCGGTGTTCCTGCCGGAGGGCGCGACGCGCACCGCAGCGGAGCTGACGTCCGACGAGAAGGATGCGGCGTCGCATCGGGGCCGCGCGCTGGCGTTGCTGCTGCCCGCGCTGCGAGAGCTGGCCTGA
- a CDS encoding MFS transporter → MRGRGEPTKTRHPAVLVAVLAAAGISVSLMQTLIIPLIPELPNLLRTSPANASWTITATLLTAAVATPVFGRLGDMYGPKPILIASAALLTSGSLLAAVTSELLPLIVGRALQGFGLPIIPLGISVLRAAVPAEKVGAAMGLMSSSLGVGGALGLPLSAVIAENFDWHMLFWVSAGLGAGGVLVFSLLVPSIPARSGDRLDPIGTLGLAVGLVSLLLAISKGSGWGWTSGVTLGLFGGSVVVFALFGWWQLRVPSPTVDLRTTMRRPVLTTNVASIAVGFALFAMSLIAPQILQLPTETGYGLGQSMLHTGLWMAPGGLAMMLASPIAARVAGVRGPRFTLIAGSAMVAGGYLSGLWLMNSPWQLCVFSVLVSLGVGFAFSSLPALVNAAVPVSETAAANGINALARSLGTSISSAVIGAVLAAMTVTVAGDKVPSLAGLQAALMVAAGAAVVAALIAFAIPKREDPVTVPAADLALVKDRSGP, encoded by the coding sequence GTGCGTGGTCGTGGTGAGCCGACGAAGACGCGGCATCCGGCAGTGCTGGTCGCCGTGCTCGCCGCCGCGGGCATCAGCGTCTCGCTGATGCAGACGTTGATCATCCCGCTGATCCCCGAGCTGCCGAACCTGCTGCGCACGAGCCCGGCCAACGCGTCGTGGACGATCACCGCCACACTGCTCACGGCCGCCGTGGCGACGCCGGTGTTCGGACGGCTCGGCGACATGTACGGACCCAAGCCGATCCTGATCGCCTCTGCCGCGCTGCTGACGTCCGGGTCGCTGCTGGCCGCAGTGACGAGCGAGCTGCTACCGCTCATCGTCGGCAGAGCGTTGCAGGGCTTCGGGTTGCCGATCATCCCGCTGGGCATCAGCGTGCTGCGCGCGGCCGTGCCAGCCGAGAAGGTCGGTGCCGCAATGGGTTTGATGAGCTCGTCGCTCGGTGTGGGCGGCGCCCTGGGACTTCCGCTGTCGGCGGTCATCGCGGAGAACTTCGACTGGCACATGCTGTTCTGGGTGTCGGCGGGCCTCGGCGCCGGCGGTGTGCTGGTCTTCTCGCTGCTGGTGCCGAGCATCCCTGCCCGCTCGGGCGACCGGCTGGATCCGATCGGCACGCTGGGCCTGGCTGTGGGTCTGGTGTCCCTGCTGCTGGCGATCTCCAAGGGCTCCGGGTGGGGCTGGACGAGTGGCGTGACGCTGGGACTGTTCGGCGGTTCGGTGGTGGTCTTCGCGCTGTTCGGGTGGTGGCAGTTGCGGGTGCCGTCGCCGACGGTCGACCTGCGCACCACGATGCGGCGGCCGGTGTTGACGACGAACGTCGCGTCGATCGCCGTCGGGTTCGCGCTGTTCGCGATGTCGCTGATCGCCCCGCAGATCCTTCAGCTACCCACCGAGACCGGCTACGGCCTCGGCCAGTCGATGCTGCACACGGGTCTGTGGATGGCACCGGGCGGGCTGGCGATGATGCTGGCGTCGCCCATCGCCGCGCGCGTGGCCGGTGTTCGCGGGCCGCGGTTCACCCTGATCGCCGGGTCGGCCATGGTGGCGGGCGGCTACCTCTCCGGGCTCTGGCTGATGAACAGTCCCTGGCAGCTGTGCGTGTTCAGCGTCCTGGTCAGTCTCGGCGTCGGCTTTGCGTTCTCGTCGCTGCCCGCGCTTGTCAACGCGGCCGTGCCGGTCTCGGAGACGGCGGCGGCCAACGGCATCAACGCGCTGGCGCGGTCGTTGGGCACCTCGATCTCGAGTGCGGTGATCGGTGCGGTGCTCGCGGCCATGACCGTCACGGTTGCGGGGGATAAGGTGCCGTCACTGGCGGGATTGCAGGCGGCGCTGATGGTCGCAGCGGGCGCCGCCGTGGTCGCCGCGCTGATCGCGTTCGCCATCCCGAAGCGAGAGGACCCGGTCACGGTGCCGGCAGCCGACCTGGCGCTGGTTAAAGACCGTAGCGGTCCTTAA
- a CDS encoding DUF3817 domain-containing protein gives MTEPQTTSAESIRKALLGYRVLAWTTGIWLIALCYEMVMKYVYGVEDLNWIAVVHGWVYFVYLLFTANLAVKVRWPIGKTIGVLLAGTIPLVGIIVEQVQTREIKDRYGL, from the coding sequence ATGACCGAACCGCAGACTACCTCCGCCGAATCGATCCGCAAGGCGCTGCTCGGCTACCGCGTGCTGGCTTGGACGACGGGCATCTGGCTGATCGCGCTGTGCTACGAGATGGTGATGAAGTACGTCTACGGCGTGGAGGACCTGAACTGGATCGCCGTCGTCCACGGCTGGGTGTACTTCGTCTACCTGCTGTTCACCGCCAACCTCGCGGTCAAGGTGCGCTGGCCCATCGGCAAGACGATCGGTGTGCTGCTAGCGGGCACGATCCCGCTCGTTGGCATCATCGTCGAGCAGGTGCAGACCAGGGAGATTAAGGACCGCTACGGTCTTTAA
- a CDS encoding SRPBCC family protein, whose protein sequence is MARWYPLQPADADFLSSAPHVFRYEKRYAATPDQVWESLTSDESIAAWGPSIRRVTWTSSRPFGIGTTRDVVAPGGATMRERYFRWDEGHRHSFYVYESTLPVFTRFAEDYIVEPNAGGTRFTWVLALEPKKATALPVKVLAPLLKAGFGRIPGEGQKYFAQRA, encoded by the coding sequence ATGGCCCGCTGGTATCCGCTCCAACCCGCCGATGCCGACTTCCTTTCGTCGGCTCCGCACGTCTTCCGATACGAGAAGCGCTACGCCGCGACCCCCGATCAGGTGTGGGAGTCGCTGACCTCCGATGAATCGATCGCGGCGTGGGGTCCGTCGATCCGGAGGGTGACGTGGACGTCCTCGCGCCCGTTCGGCATCGGCACGACCCGCGACGTGGTGGCGCCCGGCGGGGCGACGATGCGCGAGCGCTACTTCCGCTGGGACGAGGGACACCGCCACTCGTTCTATGTCTACGAGTCGACGCTGCCGGTGTTCACTCGGTTCGCCGAGGACTACATCGTCGAACCCAATGCTGGGGGGACCCGCTTCACGTGGGTGCTGGCGCTCGAACCGAAGAAGGCGACTGCGCTGCCGGTCAAAGTCCTTGCGCCACTGCTGAAGGCAGGCTTCGGCCGGATCCCCGGCGAGGGGCAGAAGTACTTCGCCCAGCGCGCCTGA
- a CDS encoding TetR/AcrR family transcriptional regulator, with amino-acid sequence MDRIRDAALKCFADRGTAATSLRTVAAEAGVSLGLVQHHFVTKANLIKAVDDHVLEVMSTTLAEPIPDPPADSIADVGRRVTWLISEQPDVCAYVGRALTDGSPVGSQVFDSLAHLGEARWKTREQQGLTRPDLDATWGMLNPLVLALGTWVLRGHVERHLPEALTTPAQLERWQNSVDSLLRQGQLRPDS; translated from the coding sequence GTGGACCGGATTCGGGACGCGGCGCTGAAGTGCTTTGCGGATCGGGGCACGGCGGCGACGTCGTTGCGCACCGTCGCCGCCGAGGCGGGAGTGTCCCTTGGTCTCGTCCAGCATCACTTCGTGACCAAGGCGAATCTCATCAAGGCCGTTGACGACCATGTGCTCGAGGTGATGAGCACCACACTCGCCGAGCCGATCCCCGATCCGCCTGCGGACTCGATCGCCGACGTCGGGCGGCGGGTGACCTGGCTGATCTCCGAACAGCCCGACGTGTGCGCCTACGTCGGTCGGGCGCTCACCGACGGCAGCCCGGTCGGCAGCCAGGTGTTCGACTCGCTCGCGCACTTGGGGGAGGCCCGGTGGAAGACCAGGGAGCAGCAGGGCCTGACACGACCCGACTTGGACGCCACCTGGGGGATGCTCAACCCGCTGGTGCTCGCCCTGGGCACCTGGGTGCTGCGCGGTCACGTCGAACGCCATCTACCCGAAGCGTTGACCACGCCTGCACAGCTCGAGCGGTGGCAGAACTCCGTCGACTCCCTCCTTCGTCAAGGTCAGCTCCGTCCCGACTCGTGA